A single window of Nicotiana tomentosiformis chromosome 1, ASM39032v3, whole genome shotgun sequence DNA harbors:
- the LOC138903737 gene encoding mannan endo-1,4-beta-mannosidase 1-like, which translates to MSFTRTSCISGLLLLFLALTCEARVPRNANVGFIAVKGAHFELNGSPFLFNGFNSYWLMHVAAESSERYKVTEVLKDGSAAGLSVCRTWAFSDGGDRALQISPGVYDERVFQGLDFVISEAKKYGVRLILSFVNNWNDFGGKAQYAQWARNAGAQINSDDDFYTHPMLKSYYKNHIKNVVTRFNTITRVAYKDDPTIMAWELINEPRDQADYSGKTINAWVQEMASFVKSLDNKHLLEVGMEGFYGDSVPERKQVNPGYQVGTDFISNHLINEIDFATIHLYTDQWVSGQSDEAQLAWMQRWVTSHWEDAKTILKKPLVLAEFGKSSRGQGYSLSSRDTFMSIVYRNIYNLAKEGGTMAGSLVWQLMAQGMENYDDGYCIVLGQNPSTAGIISGQSHAMTTLANLVHSPLE; encoded by the exons ATGTCTTTTACAAGAACGAGCTGTATTTCTGGCCTTTTGCTCTTATTTTTAGCTCTCACATGTGAAGCTAGGGTTCCAAGAAATGCTAATGTAGGGTTTATAGCAGTTAAGGGTGCCCATTTTGAACTCAATGGATCCCCCTTTTTATTCAATGGTTTCAACTCCTATTGGTTGATGCATGTTGCTGCTGAATCAAGTGAGAGGTACAAAGTCACTGAGGTTCTTAAAGATGGATCTGCTGCTGGTCTTTCTGTTTGTCGCACGTGGGCTTTTAGTGATGGAGGTGACAGAGCATTACAAATATCACCTGGCGTTTATGATGAACGAGTTTTTCAG GGTTTGGATTTTGTGATCTCGGAAGCTAAGAAATATGGTGTTCGCTTAATCTTGAGCTTTGTAAACAACTGGAATGACTTTGGAGGAAAAGCTCAATATGCCCAATGGGCACGAAATGCAGGGGCTCAGATTAATAGCGACGATGATTTCTATACTCATCCTATGCTCAAAAGTTATTACAAGAATCACATCAAG AATGTCGTTACAAGATTCAATACGATTACTAGAGTTGCTTACAAAGATGATCCAACAATCATGGCATGGGAACTCATTAATGAGCCACGCGACCAAGCTGACTATTCTGGAAAAACCATTAAT GCTTGGGTTCAAGAAATGGCAAGTTTTGTGAAGTCACTAGACAACAAACACTTGTTGGAGGTAGGAATGGAGGGATTCTATGGTGATTCGGTTCCTGAAAGGAAACAAGTTAATCCTGGTTATCAAGTCGGAACAGATTTTATCAGTAACCATCTTATCAATGAGATAGATTTTGCCACTATCCACTTATACACTGATCAATG GGTATCCGGACAAAGCGATGAAGCACAATTAGCATGGATGCAAAGGTGGGTTACAAGCCATTGGGAAGATGCAAAAACTATACTAAAGAAACCTCTAGTGCTAGCTGAATTTGGCAAGTCTAGTAGAGGTCAAGGATACAGTCTTAGTTCAAGAGACACATTCATGAGTATTGTATATAGGAATATCTACAATTTGGCAAAAGAAGGGGGAACTATGGCAGGAAGCTTAGTATGGCAACTTATGGCACAAGGAATGGAGAATTATGATGATGGTTATTGTATTGTTTTGGGACAAAATCCTTCAACTGCAGGAATTATTTCAGGCCAATCACATGCCATGACAACTTTGGCTAATCTTGTTCATAGCCCTCTAGAGTGA